The Amycolatopsis sp. QT-25 genomic sequence TTCGGCACCCGGTTCGGTGTTCGATGTCGAGCTGCCCCAGCGCGCGGCCTTCGTACTGGGCGGGGAAACGAACGGGGTCGGCGCCGAGGTCGGCGAACTGGTGACCGAATGGGTGTCGATCCCGATGCCCGGCGAGGTCGAGTCGCTCAACGTCTCGGCCGCCGCCGCGGTGCTGTCCTTCGAGCTGGTGCGCCGGGTCACGGCTTCGGGAACAAAGCGCTGAGCTCGGTCAGCGTCTCTTCGACCGACGTGTGGTGCACTCCCGCCATTCCGGCCGACACCGCGGCGCGGACGTTGTGCGCCGCGTCGTCGACGAACACGCACCGGTCGGCAGGCAGGTCGAGCAGCCCCGCGGTGAGCAGGTAGACCTCGCGTTCGGGTTTGGCCACGCCGACCTCGCCGGAGAAGACCAGCACGTCGAAGAACGGGGCGAGCGACCGCTTGGCCTCGTCCGACGCGCCGGGTGCGTTCGACAGCAAGGCCGTTTTGATACCGCGGCCCCTGGCCGCCCGCAGATAGGCGTACAGCTCGTCCGCGCCGTCGTCCGTGAGCACCCCGACGTAGTCGACGACCAGCCCGTTCAGCACCGGCCCACCGTACACAAGCGATCACCGCACGGTTCATCCTCTCGGGCGGTCCCTGTCGCCGGTGGGCCCGCCACCGGTCCCTTACTTGCTGGGCGTGGCCGAGGGGCCGCGAAGGGGGACTGTCTGATGAGTTCGTACGTACTGAGACGGCTTGAACCGTTCGAACCGCCGTATCGGCTCGACGGCAGGCCGGGCAGGGCGGTGCACCGGGTGGCGCCGCCGGACAACCAGCTCGTGCTCGATCTGCCGCTGGCCGGCGAAAAGACCGTGGAAGTACCGGAGCCACGGCCCGACACGCCGGACAGGCGGCAGGTCGGCAGGCTGCTGACCACCATCCTCGAAGCCTGTGACGGACGCCGTCCGGCGGTCCAGGTGCGGCCGATCCTCGACCCCGCGCTCCACAGCGCGCTGCTCGACCAAGGCCGGCGCCGTCCACCGGGCGGCTATCGCCCGAAGTCGGTACATCTGTGCCATCCCGCTGACGGCGTCATCGAGGCCTGCGCGACCGTCGAACAGAACGACCGCTGCCTCGCCTTGGCCGCGCGTTTCGAGCGGACGTCGGCGGGCTGGGTGTGCACCCGCTTCCACCTGTTGAAGCCACCGCGCCGCGTCTCCGCGCTCCGGCTCACCGCATGACGGTGTCGCTTCGCGGGCGAGCGGCTCACGGCTGCCCGGTGGCCATGTCGCGTCGCCCTTCGGACCCGACTCCGCCTGCGTGAAGCGCGTGAAGGCCCCCTTCGCTCGGCTGGTCACTCGAAACCGTGGCCGAGGGAAGGAGGCCTTCAGGCACTTGAGGTGCTTAGCGGCGCGGGCCCTTCTTGCCCTTCTTCTGGGAGGCGCGCTGCGCGGCACGACGCTCCCGGCGGGTTCCGCTCTGGTCACCGGCGTCGCCGGCGCCACCGTCCGAATGCGACTCGACGCCACCGTCCTCGGACGGACCCGACATGGTCAACCCGGACTGCGAACCGCCGCCGAGTCCCTTGCCCCGCAAGGCGGTCGGCACGGATTCGGTGTCGGTCGCCGGAGCCTGCGGCGGCGTCGGCCGGGCGTGCCGTCCGCCGTCGCGGTTGGCGGCCTGGCCGTTCCCGGAGCCGACCCCGGCCGGCAGCGCGGACGCGGACTCCGGCGACGGCGTGGTGGGCTCGGCCTGCTCGACCTGGAGGTTGAACAGGAAGCCGACGGCCTCCTCCTTCAGCGATTCCAGCATCGCGCGGAACATGTCGTAGCCCTCGCGCTGGTACTCGATGACCGGGTCGCGCTGGGCCAGGGCCCGCATGCCGATGCCCTCCTTGAGATAGTCCATCTCGTAGAGGTGCTCGCGCCACTTGCGGTCGAGCACGGTGAGCATCACCTGACGTTCCAGGCTGCGCATCGCGCCTTCGCCGACCTTGGCGTCGATGTCGGCCTCACGCTCGTCGTACGCGCGGTGGGCGTCTTCGAGCAGCGCCTCACGCAGCTTGTCCGCGTCCAGGTCGTCGTCCTCGGTGAGCTCTTCCCAGGTGACCTTGACCGGGTACAGCGTCTTGAGCGCCGTCCACAGCTTCTCGTGGTCCCAGTCCTCGGCGTAGCCCGAAGAGGTCTCTTCGGTGACGTACGCGTTGATGACGTCGACCAGCATGTGCTCGATCTGCTCGCGAAGATCCTCGCCCTCGAGGACGCGCAGGCGCTCGGCGTAGATCACCTTGCGCTGCTCGTTCATGACCTCGTCGTACTTGAGGACGTTCTTGCGGATCTCCATGTTCTGCTGCTCGACCTGCGTCTGCGCGCTCTTGATCGCCTTGGAGACCATCTTGTGCTCGATCGGCACGTCGTCCGGCAGCCGCATGGTCGTCATGACCCGCTCGACCATCGTCGCGTTGAAGCGGCGCATGAGCTCGTCACCGAGCGACAGGTAGAACCGGGACTCGCCCGGGTCGCCCTGACGACCGGAACGACCGCGGAGCTGGTTGTCGATGCGGCGGGACTCGTGCCGCTCGGTACCGAGCACGTACAGGCCGCCCGCCTCGCGAACTTCCTCGGCCTCGGCCTTGGTCTCCGCTTGGATCTCTTCGAGCACCTTCGGCCAGGCGGCCTCGTACTCCTCGGAGTGCTCCACCGGGTCGAGACCGCGGGCACGCAGGACCTCGTCGGCGATGATGTCCGGGTTGCCGCCGAGCACGATGTCGGTACCGCGGCCCGCCATGTTGGTGGCGACGGTGACCGCGCCCTTGCGCCCCGCGCGGGCGACGATCAGCGCCTCCCGGTCGTGGTGCTTGGCGTTGAGGACCTCGTGCGGGACACCCAGCTTGAGCAGCAGCTTCGACAGGTGCTCGGACTTCTCGACACTCGTGGTGCCGACCAGCACCGGCTGGCCGTTCTCGTGCCGCTCGGCGATGTCCTCGGCGACGGCCTCGAACTTGGCCTGCTCGGTCTTGTAGATCAGGTCGGCCTGGTCGGCGCGGACCATCGGCTTGTTGGTCGGGATCGGCACCACACCCAGCTTGTAGGTCTGGTGGAACTCGGCCGCCTCGGTCTCGGCGGTACCGGTCATCCCCGACAGCTTGTCGTAGAGCCGGAAGTAGTTCTGCAGCGTGATCGTGGCGAGCGTCTGGTTCTCGGCCTTGATCTCGACGCCTTCCTTGGCCTCGATCGCCTGGTGCATGCCCTCGTTGTAGCGGCGGCCGTGCAGGATGCGGCCGGTGAACTCGTCGACGATGAGGACTTCGCCGTCACGGACGATGTAGTCCTTGTCGCGCTTGTAGAGCTCCTTGACCTTCAGCGCGTTGTTCAGGTAGCCGACCAGCGGCGTGTTCGCGGCCTCGTAGAGGTTGTCGATGCCGAGCTGGTCCTCGACGAACGCGACACCCTTCTCGGTGACGCCGACGGTGCGCTTGCGGATGTCCACCTCGTAGTGGATGTCCGGCTTCATCAGCGGGGTCATCCGGGCGAACTCGACGTACCAGCGCGAGGACTGGTCGGCGGGGCCGGAGATGATCAGCGGCGTCCTGGCCTCGTCGATGAGGATGGAGTCCACCTCGTCGACGATCGCGAAGTTGTGGCCGCGCTGCACGCAGTCGTCGAGGCTCCACGCCATGTTGTCGCGGAGGTAGTCGAAACCGAACTCGTTGTTCGTGCCGTGCGTGATGTCGGCGGCGTACTGCTGGCGGCGGACCTCGGGCGTCTGGTCGGCCAGGATGATGCCGACCTCGAGGCCGAGGAAGCGGTGGATGCGGCCCATCCACTCGGCGTCACGTTTGGCGAGGTAGTCGTTCACTGTGATGACGTGCACGCCCTTGCCGGACAGCCCGTTCAGGTACGCGGGAAGGACCTGGGTCAGGGTCTTGCCCTCACCGGTCTTCATCTCGGAGACCTGGCCGAGGTGCAGCGCGGCGCCGCCCATCAGCTGGACGTCGTAGGGCCGCTGGCCGAGCACGCGCCAGGCCGCCTCCCTCGCCACCGCGAAGGCCTCCGGCAGGAGGTCGTCGAGGGACTCGCCGTCCGCGTTCCGTTTACGGAACTCGTCGGTCTTGGCCCGCAACGCGGTGTCCGAAAGCTCCTTGACGTCGTCTTCGAGGGTGTTGATGTGATCGGCGATGTGTCGCAGCCGCTTCACCATTTTGCCCTCGCCCGCGCGGAGCAGGCGGTTCAGCACCATCCGGTCGACCTCACTAGCTGATTGTGATCGCACCCGAGCCGGTCCCGGGCAATCTCGTACGCGGTGGCGCCTGGTAACGCACCACCGTCCGACCCCATCGTAGGGAACACCTCGGTGTTCGCGCACGCACCGTCGGTCGGTACCTGACCGGACGGGGGCGTATCCCGCCTGATCCGGACACGACGGCGGCCCGCACGGGACGCGTGCGGGCCGCCGTCGTGGACGTAGGGGCCGGCTAACTCAGCCGGATGACGCCGTAGTCGAAGCCTCGCCTCCGATAGACGACGCTCGGGCACCCGGCGTCGGAGTCGTTGAACAGGTAGAAGTCGTGACCGACCAGTTCCATCTCGTAGAGAGCCTGGTCGACCGTCATGGGCTGCGCGTCGTGCTTCTTCTCGCGGACGATGCGACCGGGCTGGTGTTCGGTCACCCCGTCATCCCAGCGCTGCTGGGGCATGTCGAACTCTTCACCGCTCTCGACAGCGAAACCGTCGGCCAAGGATCCGGCCTCGGGCGCTTCGAGCACAGCGGTTCCCGCCAACTGCCGGGTGTCGGTGGTCATGCCACCGGCAGCCACGATCGAAGTCGCCTCGGCGACGGATTCCGGACGGCTGCGGCCGTAGTGCACGCGCCGTCGGTCGTGTGTCTTCCGCAGTCTGCTCTCGAGCTTGTTCAGTGCGGAATCCAGCGCTGCGTAGAAGTCGCCGGCACACGCTTCGGCGCGTACGGCGGGGCCTCGGCCCTTCCCGGTGATTTCGACGCGCTGGCAGTTCTTCGACTGCCGGCGATTGGGCTCGTGGAAGAGCTCCACGTCGTAACGGATGACCTTCTTGTCGTAGCGCTCTAGCCGGGCCAGCTTTTCGCTGACAAGTGCCCGATAGTGGTCGGGCACCTCCACGTTGCGGCCCTTGACGACGATGTCCATACACGACCTCCCTCGCTGAAATGACTGCGAGCTGTAGATGTGTTCACTAAGACGCCGGTAAAGCGGGGACGAAGCCCGCATCGCGGGCGATGAGAGAACTCGGCCTACGGGTCACGACGTCTCGTGTCGGATGGCCGAACTCGGACTCAGCGCGGCTCCGACGCCAGGGTCATGGGCTCGTCACCTCCCTGCCTGCCGGGATTGCTGATAGCGCTGCACGTTAGCTCCAACCCGTCGCGAGCAACAGCCCCCGAGCCGGGGGATATCAAGACGTGAGAGCCCGTCACCGCATGCGACGACGACCGTGCGCCCAGCGACACGATCCGGCCGGTCGGGCGTCGTTCCCGTGAGTTGTCTTCACGCGGACGGCGCAAACCTTCGGACGGGAAAAAGCCGA encodes the following:
- a CDS encoding HAD-IA family hydrolase, which translates into the protein MYGGPVLNGLVVDYVGVLTDDGADELYAYLRAARGRGIKTALLSNAPGASDEAKRSLAPFFDVLVFSGEVGVAKPEREVYLLTAGLLDLPADRCVFVDDAAHNVRAAVSAGMAGVHHTSVEETLTELSALFPKP
- a CDS encoding Rv3235 family protein, with the translated sequence MSSYVLRRLEPFEPPYRLDGRPGRAVHRVAPPDNQLVLDLPLAGEKTVEVPEPRPDTPDRRQVGRLLTTILEACDGRRPAVQVRPILDPALHSALLDQGRRRPPGGYRPKSVHLCHPADGVIEACATVEQNDRCLALAARFERTSAGWVCTRFHLLKPPRRVSALRLTA
- the secA gene encoding preprotein translocase subunit SecA, which codes for MVLNRLLRAGEGKMVKRLRHIADHINTLEDDVKELSDTALRAKTDEFRKRNADGESLDDLLPEAFAVAREAAWRVLGQRPYDVQLMGGAALHLGQVSEMKTGEGKTLTQVLPAYLNGLSGKGVHVITVNDYLAKRDAEWMGRIHRFLGLEVGIILADQTPEVRRQQYAADITHGTNNEFGFDYLRDNMAWSLDDCVQRGHNFAIVDEVDSILIDEARTPLIISGPADQSSRWYVEFARMTPLMKPDIHYEVDIRKRTVGVTEKGVAFVEDQLGIDNLYEAANTPLVGYLNNALKVKELYKRDKDYIVRDGEVLIVDEFTGRILHGRRYNEGMHQAIEAKEGVEIKAENQTLATITLQNYFRLYDKLSGMTGTAETEAAEFHQTYKLGVVPIPTNKPMVRADQADLIYKTEQAKFEAVAEDIAERHENGQPVLVGTTSVEKSEHLSKLLLKLGVPHEVLNAKHHDREALIVARAGRKGAVTVATNMAGRGTDIVLGGNPDIIADEVLRARGLDPVEHSEEYEAAWPKVLEEIQAETKAEAEEVREAGGLYVLGTERHESRRIDNQLRGRSGRQGDPGESRFYLSLGDELMRRFNATMVERVMTTMRLPDDVPIEHKMVSKAIKSAQTQVEQQNMEIRKNVLKYDEVMNEQRKVIYAERLRVLEGEDLREQIEHMLVDVINAYVTEETSSGYAEDWDHEKLWTALKTLYPVKVTWEELTEDDDLDADKLREALLEDAHRAYDEREADIDAKVGEGAMRSLERQVMLTVLDRKWREHLYEMDYLKEGIGMRALAQRDPVIEYQREGYDMFRAMLESLKEEAVGFLFNLQVEQAEPTTPSPESASALPAGVGSGNGQAANRDGGRHARPTPPQAPATDTESVPTALRGKGLGGGSQSGLTMSGPSEDGGVESHSDGGAGDAGDQSGTRRERRAAQRASQKKGKKGPRR
- the raiA gene encoding ribosome-associated translation inhibitor RaiA; its protein translation is MDIVVKGRNVEVPDHYRALVSEKLARLERYDKKVIRYDVELFHEPNRRQSKNCQRVEITGKGRGPAVRAEACAGDFYAALDSALNKLESRLRKTHDRRRVHYGRSRPESVAEATSIVAAGGMTTDTRQLAGTAVLEAPEAGSLADGFAVESGEEFDMPQQRWDDGVTEHQPGRIVREKKHDAQPMTVDQALYEMELVGHDFYLFNDSDAGCPSVVYRRRGFDYGVIRLS